The stretch of DNA TGAgccggggcgcgccgctcgccggggcggacgtCTTTTTCGCCTCCCGCATCTTCCCCTCGAGTGATCGCTGCTTCTCGAGGATGAGGaaggtggcgacgccgaggttgtTGGACCTGAGGTGCGCTACGCAAGCctgggcgtccgcggtggtctcgacgacgatgtaatcgagcgcggcgcacgccgtggacacggcgacgtcgtacTTTTTGTCGATGGCGCCGAGATCGCCCAGTCGCCCGAGCACCCCTTTGATCTTCCCCTTGGACTTTGCCGTCATCAGGGACTGGACGATGACGCTTTGAGACTTGGCctggtccgccgcggacttgcTCTGGGCGAGCTTGCCGCGAATCTCGCGGGTCATCTCGttcgcgcgcctctcctgctccttggcggcggcttcagcctcgcgtcgctcggcggctcGCGACCTTTCGCTCTCGAGGGTCGATTCGGCGTCGGCAATCTCCTCCGTCTTGGATTTGGCCAGCGCGacagccgcctccgcgcccgccttggcctcctcgaacCTTCGCTTcgcgtcctccttctcggtCGCGAGCAGGTCGCGttcggtgacggcgacgtccaccgcagccttggcgtccgcgaTCTTACCCTCCCACGGGGACAGCGCGGCTTGAGCcctctcgagctcggcgccgatggccgCCATCTCCCCCTTGAGGGACTCGAGCATGGCGTCGAGGGtagcctcctccttctccaccCGGGACTCCAGCtcagccttcttggcctcgagctcgggcaCCTCCTTCTCAATCGCCTCGCACTCCTTCGCCATGTCGTCGCGCTTCTTGGTATCCTTGGCAACCTTCTCATCCAGCTTCTTTGCGCGAGACTTCATGTTCTTGAGGTCCTCCCTGTGCTTGATGTCCTTGCGCTCAAACTCGGCGAACTCTTTCGTGGCCCTGTCGAGCTCGCCCTTCAACTCGTTCAGCTTGACGGCGTGCTCCTTAACGAcaacctcgagctcctcgacagCCTTGTCGTACTCTGTGGACTTTGCCTtttcctcctcgagctttgcctcgagctcggcgacggattCGGCAATCTTGGCGACGTTATCCCGCGCATCCTTGACGTACATCTGGTACGCGACCGTCTTGTGCCTGAGGCACTCGCGCTCCTTGGCCATGAAGGCCTCGGCTTCCTgcctggcgtcgtcgaggacgtccttctccttctcgacAAGCTTGAGGCGATTGACCTGGCCGGTGCGCTTCTCGTTCAACTCCTCCAGAGCTTTGCTCTTCTGCTCGATGGGCTCGACGTACTGGTTGGTGCCGATGATGTCCTCGAGGTATTCGAGGaggccctcgtcgccggggttCGCAGCCTTCGGCTTCATCATGGAGATCTGCTCAACCTCGCCCTGGAGGATGAGGAATCTGTTGTTGTTGAGGTCGACGCCGTGATGCTTGAGGAGGTTGGTGACGTCGGTGAAGTTGCTGGTCTTCTTATCGACGAAGTACTTGGAGGTGTTGTTGCGGTaggcctcgcgcgcgatgacgaaGTCGCTGTCGGGCACCGCCTCGaagtcctcgccctccttaTCGACGATCTGGTGAAAGTgcacctcgacgcgcgcgtacTCGAGGTTGCGGAAATCGGTCGAGTTGTGGATGAGCTCGGAGACCTTGTTCAGGCGGAGCTGCTTGGCGCGCTTGCCGAAGACGAAGAGCatcgcgtcgatgacgtTGGACTTGCCGCTTCCGTTGGGGCCAACCACGGAGGAGAACGACTGCGAGGTTGGAGGGACGATCGGGGAAGGAGGGAACGGGCGGGTAAGTCTCGGACGAGATTTCTCTCACCACcggccccgccgacgcggagacggagcCGCGCGAGATtcggggcgagcgccgctCGTTCGGGGGCGTTGGGTCGATATCGGGACCCCCGAACGTCtcgagacgacgccgcgtcgatcgagaGGACCGGTGAGGTCGCCGGTATCGCGCGCACCTTGTGGAAAGGCCCGACGTGCTGGGCGCCAGCGTAGGACTTGAAGTTCTCCAGCACCATCTTCTTGATGACGAGGCGGGGCTTCTTCACCCCGGCATCGGAGCTCGGGGCCGTCATGGCTGGAGCGTTCGCGGGTGGTACGGGCGCGATGTGGTGGTgcgcacgtcgacgtcgctcacgccgcgctcaagatGAGTGAGGGCGACCGCCGCTTCCAACCCTTTGGTGACGCGGGAACCAAAGGGGGAAAAAGCAGCCGTTGTGAAATTTCTTATCGGGGGGACCAAAAAAAAAAATTTGGCAGTAACAAAACGCATACGCAACTTTTGCGAAATTTCCCGAAACGCACGGCGAATGTCACGAAAAAGCCCGTCGACGCACTCGCGAGCGGTCCACTccacggaggacgcggaTGGTCCGTTTTTCTTCTCTGCGTTATTAAGCGCGCGAGCTAATAGCCGCGAGGACGTTCGAGGGTCACATCTTCCGCTTCTTCCCCGAGCCTCCCCCTGGAGCTCCCGCGTAcagggacggcgtcgcgcgccccgattcctccatcgcgcctccgcccatGTCGCTCTCCGTCCCGGCATCGATCGGGCGCTCATCCTTGGGCTTGAGCGCGCCCACGTCTCTTCGCAACTTGCGCCGGAGCTCGTCGTACCGCTTCTGATCCGCGACGCTCACCGACGGCTGCACGCGCTCGAACGCCTGCTCGAAGTGCTCCAGGGTcacctcgggcggcgcgggcggcgccgggagcgcgcccgcggcggcgcccgccttTCTAATCTTCTCCCGttccgcatccgccgccgtcgcggccgcgaggttacccttgagcgccgcgacgcacgcctcGCGCACCAGGCTGGCCAGGTCCGCGCCCGAGAACCCGCCGCATCTCGCCGACGTGCCTATCGAgcccacgtccacgtcggcggcCAGCGGCGTCTTCCGCGTGAGCGTCTtgaggatggcggcgcggCCATCCGGCGGGGGCAGCGGCACGTAGAGGAGCTTGTCGAGCCGCCCCGGCCGGAGCATCGCCGAATCGATCATGTCCGGCCTGttcgtggcggcgacgacgaacgtgGACGAGCGAGCCTCCAGTCCGTCCATCTCGGTCAGCAGCTGGTTCACGACGCGTTCGGACGCCTGGTTCCCCTCGttcccgcgccggggcgcgagcgagtcgagctcgtcgaagaaCAAAAcgcagggcgacgcggctctCGCCCTGGCGAACAGCGTTCGAACCGCGCGCTCCGACTCGCCCACGTACTTGTTCAGCAGCTCGGGTCCCTTGATGCTGATGAAGTTGGCGTTGGCCTCGTTCGCCGTGGCCTTGGCCACCAACGTCTTGCCGCAGCCCGGGGGACCGTAGAGCAAGACGCCCGTGGACACAGCCAGGCCCATAGCGTGAAACCGCGCCGGGTGCGCTATGGGCTCGCACACGGAAAATttgagctcctcgcgaaCCTCCGTCAGGGACCCGACGTCCTCCCAGGTCACCTCCGGCGTCGTGGTGAACCCCTCGCGCTGCGCCGAGGGCTGCACCTTGGTCAGCGCGAGCGCAAAGTCCTCGATGGTTATGGAGAGGTTCGCCAGTTCGGAGGCGTCGAACGGTCGCCGATCCGCCAGTCGACCCGACCCCATCAGCGTCTCCTCGGGACCAATCTCAACTGGACCCACGTTTTCCTTTTCCACCACGCTCTGGCTCTCCTCGCCGGAGAGTTGCTGGAAGATGCgagccaccgcggaggcggcagcctccttcgCCAGGGCGCTCAGATCGGCTCCGACGTACCCTGGCGTCTTTTTCGCAATCTCCGCCAGGTCCAACCCGCCGGCTAAACGCAGCTTCTTAGCCTGAACGGCCAGtatcctcgcccgcgcgccctcgtcggggaTCCCCAGCATGATCTCGCGATCGAAccggcccgcgcggcgcagcgcggcgtccatgccgTCCGGTCGGTTGGTGGCTCCGATGACGGTGACGTGACCCCGCACTAAACGATTGggaggcgcgtcgtcgccgtcagcCCCCGTCCCTTCGCCGCCCGGGGAGATGCCACCAACCCCGTCGTTGAGATTAtccatcgacgcgagcaGCTGCGCCACGATCCTGCTCTCCATCTGCCGCCCGGCGCTCTCGCGTTTGgggacgatggcgtcgacctcgtcgatgaaGACGAttgacggcgccgccgccgccgccgccgcgaagagctGCCGGATCTTAGCCTCGGACTCGCCCGAGACGCCCGCGACAATCTCcggggcggcgatggagaagAAGGGCACCCCGGCCTCCCTGGCGatggcgtgcgcgagggtggTCTTGCCGCAGCCCGGGGGACCGTGCAGCAaaacgccgcggggggggtCAACGCCGAGCCACGAGTAGAGTTCGGGGTGCGTCAGCGGGCACAGGATGAGCTCGCGAATCGCCCTCAGGGATTCctcgatgccgccgaggtccgcgagcgtGACGTCCCGCGGAGGGACGGGCTGGAAGGTgttcacgccgtcgccgccccccgggCCGAAGGGATCCCCCGGGCCgttgccgacgccgccgggcttGTACTTGCTCCCTCCGGGGAGGTAGTCCTCCAAAAAGTCGTCGCCAAACTCCGACTTGTTCCGCCTGTTCTTCTTGTTGTTCACCCGCCTGTTGTCCCTCCTGTTGCGCCTGTtgccgcgctccgcctcctgcAGGCGcctggcgcgggcgagcgcgatggccgcgacgtgagtggccgccgccgcgtccgcgctctcctccctcctgctcgccggcgcggcggggtgagcgccggagccgccggaaggagctccgccgccagccttaccctccgccgcgagcgcgcgctgcgccgcggcggcgacgacgtgtggcggcgcgaacgcggcctTTTCCTCGCctccgttcgcgtcgttcgcctcgggcgcgggtgtGGACGCGTAGAGCCTCTGAAGATCTCTGTTCATCTTGAGCGAGGGATCGTGCACGTTCGCCCcgggctcgtccgcgtccatctcgtcgCTCTCCCCGTcgcagtcgtcgtcggagtcgtcggagtcgtcgtcggagtcgtcggagccggagtcggagtcgtcggagccggagccggagccgcctcgcccgttctcgcgctcggcgaggtgcgccgcctccatcgcctcgagcgcgtcgccgccggcgtcggaccccgggccccgccgccgcacctcctcgcacgcgcgctccACCATCTTGCGGAAGACGTTCGCGGGCTTGCGCAGGTACTCGCGGTAGACGCTCCTGAGGTGCTccacggtcgcggcgacgtcggccgGGTCGCCCCCGTCCTGCGCGAATTCCTGGACTCTCGGGATGAGGGtggtgtcgccgccgggggcgtagctgccgccgcccctggcgccggcgccgggcgaccGGCTGTTTTGCCTCGAGGGCTTACCCTTGAACTTGCCCATCGATGCCGAGGGCCCCGGGCCCCGGGTGATGCCGGGTGAGACTCGGAACTGCGGCGTGCGCCGGACCGGCGCCGACTTttgctcaccgccgccggcgcacaAATGTGGCCTGATGGCCAAAAAATTTCGGAGAGACgccttcgtaccttcgcgCTGACTATGGCTAgctacgccgccgccgctctgcgGACCGCCCGTCTCGCCCCAGACCCCGACCAGTACATCCCGACTagttcgccgagctccgtcccttcctccgcgtccccgcgcgacgcttcGTCTCGTACCCCGGGGGACGCCTCGACCCcgtccgaggcggacgccttCGACAGCTCAACCTTCCTCCTCACCGGACCACGCCAACCCCTGCTGTGCATGCCCTTggacccgagcgcggcggcgtcctcgcgcgccttcgcTCCAGCCTCCGTGTCCGGCCTCGCCAGCAACGCGCGCATCCTGCGGTCGTCGAATCTTCCCAACGGAcccgtcatcgcgccgtggTCCCCGGCGTTTGCCGCATCCGTCGACGACATTTTATTCCTCCGATCCAACACCCGGTTCATTCCCCGCTCGGTCGAGTGCGTCACGTCCAGCTCGCGCACGTACCGAGCCCGCCACTTGGACGTCGGGATGAAAACTTTACCCTTgttcgcgtcgtgcgcgttgGGCGGcagacggcggtggcgtaaTCCCATCGAACTTtgaagcgcggcgacgtacgcgcCGCAGTCAGAGTTTGACGCCGATTCGAATAGCCGCGGCATGATGCGCTCGCGCATGGCCGCTATCCGTTCCTCGTTGAGCGGGTGCGTGCTCAGGTACCGCTCCATCTCCTTGCgtgcgcgttcgtcgtcgccgttgaaCGATGTTGAACGCCGTTGAACGCCGTTGAACGATCCGtctcgcgtcgagctcgactcCCGCTCCGCCAGCCGCCGTTGCTCGACGGCAAACGCCTCCAACGTGGACATCATCCTCGGCCCCGCGTCGGGATCGAAGCAAGCGCCGGTGAGCAACCGCATGCCGATCTCGTCCGCTTCGTACTCCATCGTCCTGCTGTACGGCAGACTCACCGCCagctccgccgcagcctccgcgcccaccatcgccgacgccgtcaccg from Micromonas commoda chromosome 3, complete sequence encodes:
- a CDS encoding predicted protein produces the protein MNRDLQRLYASTPAPEANDANGGEEKAAFAPPHVVAAAAQRALAAEGKAGGGAPSGGSGAHPAAPASRREESADAAAATHVAAIALARARRLQEAERGNRRNRRDNRRVNNKKNRRNKSEFGDDFLEDYLPGGSKYKPGGVGNGPGDPFGPGGGDGVNTFQPVPPRDVTLADLGGIEESLRAIRELILCPLTHPELYSWLGVDPPRGVLLHGPPGCGKTTLAHAIAREAGVPFFSIAAPEIVAGVSGESEAKIRQLFAAAAAAAPSIVFIDEVDAIVPKRESAGRQMESRIVAQLLASMDNLNDGVVRGHVTVIGATNRPDGMDAALRRAGRFDREIMLGIPDEGARARILAVQAKKLRLAGGLDLAEIAKKTPGYVGADLSALAKEAAASAVARIFQQLSGEESQSVVEKENVGPVEIGPEETLMGSGRLADRRPFDASELANLSITIEDFALALTKVQPSAQREGFTTTPEVTWEDVGSLTEVREELKFSVCEPIAHPARFHAMGLAVSTGVLLYGPPGCGKTLVAKATANEANANFISIKGPELLNKYVGESERAVRTLFARARAASPCVLFFDELDSLAPRRGNEGNQASERVVNQLLTEMDGLEARSSTFVVAATNRPDMIDSAMLRPGRLDKLLYVPLPPPDGRAAILKTLTRKTPLAADVDVGSIGTSARCGGFSGADLASLVREACVAALKGNLAAATAADAEREKIRKAGAAAGALPAPPAPPEVTLEHFEQAFERVQPSVSVADQKRYDELRRKLRRDVGALKPKDERPIDAGTESDMGGGAMEESGRATPSLYAGAPGGGSGKKRKM
- a CDS encoding predicted protein, with product MWAARAAHRGARRVAQRTESLSVASALRSNLPSRSTTSGSIVTASSSRVRSFVGPSRHVSFAPPNPIIPAAYVAGSIASRTVLATARMNAANRVFNAVTTPSARARLRDALLGRTRSGSVTRVAVVATGAGVVAHVYTEEVPATGRRRLMLLDLGDEERLLRAATAAQFERLDGSFLPPSHPATQRVAGILWKLVNRLDPALVVGTNPKNLSHHPLLAEGATWSLHVYDSPEVNASVAPGGHIFVSTGLIRACGRDDGRLAFVLAHEMGHRIARHVAEHASIEMLRTMGVAVGWALAAMFGADFLGGAVTASAMVGAEAAAELAVSLPYSRTMEYEADEIGMRLLTGACFDPDAGPRMMSTLEAFAVEQRRLAERESSSTRDGSFNGVQRRSTSFNGDDERARKEMERYLSTHPLNEERIAAMRERIMPRLFESASNSDCGAYVAALQSSMGLRHRRLPPNAHDANKGKVFIPTSKWRARYVRELDVTHSTERGMNRVLDRRNKMSSTDAANAGDHGAMTGPLGRFDDRRMRALLARPDTEAGAKAREDAAALGSKGMHSRGWRGPVRRKVELSKASASDGVEASPGVRDEASRGDAEEGTELGELVGMYWSGSGARRAVRRAAAA
- a CDS encoding condensin complex component (Predicted member of the Structural Maintenance of Chromosome (SMC) superfamily and a member of the condensin sub-family;predicted homolog of Saccharomyces cerevisiae SMC4. ChromDB ID: CPC20101; SMC protein group); protein product: MTAPSSDAGVKKPRLVIKKMVLENFKSYAGAQHVGPFHKSFSSVVGPNGSGKSNVIDAMLFVFGKRAKQLRLNKVSELIHNSTDFRNLEYARVEVHFHQIVDKEGEDFEAVPDSDFVIAREAYRNNTSKYFVDKKTSNFTDVTNLLKHHGVDLNNNRFLILQGEVEQISMMKPKAANPGDEGLLEYLEDIIGTNQYVEPIEQKSKALEELNEKRTGQVNRLKLVEKEKDVLDDARQEAEAFMAKERECLRHKTVAYQMYVKDARDNVAKIAESVAELEAKLEEEKAKSTEYDKAVEELEVVVKEHAVKLNELKGELDRATKEFAEFERKDIKHREDLKNMKSRAKKLDEKVAKDTKKRDDMAKECEAIEKEVPELEAKKAELESRVEKEEATLDAMLESLKGEMAAIGAELERAQAALSPWEGKIADAKAAVDVAVTERDLLATEKEDAKRRFEEAKAGAEAAVALAKSKTEEIADAESTLESERSRAAERREAEAAAKEQERRANEMTREIRGKLAQSKSAADQAKSQSVIVQSLMTAKSKGKIKGVLGRLGDLGAIDKKYDVAVSTACAALDYIVVETTADAQACVAHLRSNNLGVATFLILEKQRSLEGKMREAKKTSAPASGAPRLIDLIKPAEPRLEVAFYYGVRDTAVADDLDAASKIAYGGNVRRRVVTLQGQLIETSGTMSGGGSKPRGGRMRTGTAAPDLDGEGAESAAAVAQAEADLKKASVTYEEAHKAAVSAGKEAKDAEAAVAKLERSLPKLRAEVIAAEERAADLEGRLGELEAAAKVTKEDAAELKRLEKAVADAKALYEKVVADAAGVRAECEALQAKMDAVGGEKLKKQKALVKDLAAGIAAAGDAATEKRATAASHAKATARLEKAIEEAVAERAKLSEDVKTIKAEFAALEEGAMAVLESQKELQGLVDAKSAECAAASKARDAAVKEMAALKHVEVDIQSKLEDLDAQSKENDDKAKHWDKELNKLRKEQESLHAECEVPVPELLTPEQLDTVDAADEMRRAGALEEELKEMKPDMSSIEAYRVKMGEYDERNDELKSVTEQRDETRAQFDELRKKRLDEFMAGFNVISLRLKEMYQMITLGGDAELELVDSMDPFAEGIVFSVRPPKKSWKNIANLSGGEKTLSSLALVFALHHYKPTPLYVMDEIDAALDFKNVSIVGHYIKERTKDAQFVIISLRNNMFELADRLVGIYKTNNTTKTVAINPGAFAVGADNGSAKKAADASAAGDEENRAPNAIAA